ACGCGTTTGTCGAAGAGATGCAGTTTCTGGGGGCGGTCAAGGTCAAAGAGGTCGAGGCCGCGCAGCGTAAAGTCGTCGAAGTGGTCCAGAACCTGGCCGAGCAGGGTGTCTTGCAGCTGGGTGAATCCGAAGAGATGGTGGAGTAGTCTGAATGGATGTCGTTATACCCAACGATCGTACCGGCGCCCATACGATCAGCAAATACCAGTTTAAAATCCTTTCGTCGCTTTCGGGGTCCAGCGTCGGTGAAGCGAGCGAAGAGATCGCCCGCTCAGCGGGGGAAACGCCTTCGGCCCTTCCGCCGCAGACGGGGATCATGCACCCTTCGAACAAGGACGATCTGATCGAGTCGCTTCTCAAAAAAGCCGACGAAATGAGTTCCAACGTCATCAAAATGCAGATGCGCCTCGAAGCGATGCAAGAAGAGCACGCGCAGGCGCTCGAAGAGGCTAAAAAAACGGCTTACGAAGAGGGGGTGGCCGCGGGAATCGAACAGGAAAAATCCCAAAACCTCCAACGGCAGGAACATTCGCACGATCAGCTGGGCGTTTCGGTGAAAACGCTTGAAAACGCCGCCAAAGAGTTTGTCACCGCGCTCGATGCGATCCAAAAAGAACTGACCCACACCGCGCTTGACATCGCCAAAGAGGTGATCGGGATCGAAACGCACGAGAACAGCGCGAAAATCGCCGCCAAACTCTCGGCCGATCTGATCGAAGACCTCAAAGACGCATCGAAGATTACCTTGCGGGTCAATCCGATCGATCACGGGTTTATTTCCGAGAAGGTGGGGTCGCTTTCTCACGTGGAAGTACTATCCGACCGGGCGATCAGCCCCGGGGGCGTCGTTGCGATCAGCGACGTCGGGAACATCGATTCGGAGATCAAAAAGCGTTACGAAAGGCTTAAACGATCCGTCTTGCTTGAATCGTAAAGCCTTTTTCGAACCGATTCTCCTATAATGGACTAATTTCACCGATTTTCAGGATTTATCATTGCCTATGGACATTAAAAATTTTACGCTACAAGAACTGGCCGAACTTTCCCAGAAAATCCGTGAACGGATTTTAGACGTGGTCAGTTCGAACGGGGGGCATCTGAGCTCGACGCTCGGGGCAACCGAGATTATCGTCGCGATGCACAGGGTTTTCGACGCGGACAAAGACCCGTTTATCTTCGACGTGTCGCACCAGTCGTATGCCCACAAGCTGCTGACGGGGCGGTGGGAAGCATTTTCGACGCTTCGCCAGTTCGGAGGGCTCAGCGGGTATACGAAACCCTCTGAATCACCGTTGGACTATTTCGTGGCGGGGCACAGCTCGACATCGATTTCGCTGGGGGTCGGAGCGGCCAAGGCGATCGCCCTCAAAAACGAGCAGTCCAGCCGCATCCCGGTGGTCCTCATCGGGGACGGGGCAATGTCGGCGGGGATGGTTTACGAAGCGCTGAACGAACTTGGAGACCGGAAATACCCGATGGTAATCATCCTCAACGACAATGAGATGAGTATCGCCAAGCCGATCGGGGCCCTTAGCCGGATGCTCAGTTCCGCGATGGCCAGCCCCTTTTACCAGCGGTTCAAGCGCAAAACCGAGCAGTTCGTCGACAACTTCGGGGAAGGGGCCCACTACCTCGCCAAGCGATTTGAAGAGTCGTTCAAACTGATCACGCCGGGCATCATGTTCGAGGAGATGGGGATCGAGTACATCGGTCCCATCGACGGCCACGACCTCAAATCGTTGATCGAGACGTTCGAGACGGCCAAATCGATGGGCAAGCCGGTTCTCGTCCATGTCCAGACGATCAAAGGCAAAGGATACGAAATCGCGGAGGGAAAACACGAAAAATGGCACGGCGTTTCCCCCTTCGACCTTAAAAGCGGTACCGCCAGCGCGAAAAGCGCCGCCAAAAGTGCGACCCAGATTTACACCGAAGCGTTGATGGCGGCGGCCGATGCCAATCCGAAAATCGTCGGGGTCACTGCAGCGATGCCCAGCGGTACGGGAATGAGCGAACTGATCGAAAAGTACCCTGAGCGTTTCTGGGACGTGGCGATCGCCGAACAGCATGCGGTGACCTCCATGGCTTCGCTCGCCAAAGAGGGTTTCAAGCCTTTTTGCACCATCTACTCGACGTTTTTGCAGCGCGGATTCGACCAGGTCGTTCACGATGTCTGCCTGATGGACCTTCCGGTCGTTTTCGCTATGGACCGTGCCGGGATCGTCGGGGAAGACGGCGAGACGCACCAGGGGGCGTTCGATATCAGCTTTTTGCGGCTGATCCCCAACATGACCCTCTGCGCTCCCAGAGATGAACGTTCGTTTCATCAGGTGGTCGAGTACGCGGCGGCGTACGAACGCCCGTGCGCCATCCGTTATCCGCGCGGGGCTTTTTTCGCAGCGGATCTTCCCGAATCGGAGCCTTTTGAAACGGGGAAAGCACAGCTGTTGATCGAGAACGATTCGGACGTCCTTCTGATCGGGTACGGCAACGGTGTCGGACGCGCGGCGCAGACGATGGAGTACCTGGACGAAAAACCTTCACTCCTCGATTTGCGGTTTGTGAAACCGCTGGATACCCCGATGCTGCGCAAGATGGCCCGAAAACACAAACGGTGGTACGTCTTCAGCGATTCGGTCCGCATGGGCGGAGTCGGGAGCGCACTGCTCGAGTGGCTGTCCGAAGAGAAAATAGCGGATGTTGCGGTCGTGAGTTTCGAATACGACGACGCATTTATCAAACACGGTAACACCCGCCTCGTCGAAGAATCGCTTGGATTGCTCCCCGAACAGCTGGCCCGCCGCGTCAGCGAAGCATAATCACTCCCGCGATCCGTCCGGTCCGCCGCGCATCCGCGCGGTACGAAAAGTAGGTATCGCATCGGCACGCCGTACACTCCGCAAGCACTTCAACCGCTTCGGCGTTCACTCCCGCCGTTTCGAGTTGCCGCAGCAATATCGCGTTGACGTCCAAAAAGACCTTTTCACCTTCTCGGCGCAGTGCACCCTGATAACCCAGCGTCGTCACTTCCGACGCGATGGCAGGGTTGATTTCATAGCAGCACCCCCCGATCGAGGGTCCCATGCTGATCCGAATGTTTTCGGCGCGGGTGCCGTAGGCCTCTCCCATTGCGGCGATCGTTTTGGGGAGGATCGCCTTGAGCGCCCCTTCGCGTCCGGCGTGTACGGCTCCGATGGCGTGAGTGTGCGGATCGTGGAGTAAAATCGGGGTACAGTCGGCGCTCATCACCATGAGAGGCAGGCAGGAACGGTCGGTGATGAGCGCGTCGCATTCGGGAGGAGTATCGAACCCGAACGTCTCGTCGACCGCGACCACGTGGTCCGAATGGATCTGACGCATGTGAACGAGGCGGGAACGCTCATACCCCAGGTGCTGCGAGAGAAGGTCATGGTTTTGCGTGACCCGGAGCGGATCGTCACCGACGTGAAACGCCAGATTGGCGCTCTCGTAGGGGGCAGAGGAGACGCCTCCGCTGCGGGTGGTGAAACAGGCCAGAACAGCCGAAGAGTGCGAAAGGGCGGAAGGTAGGGTTTTCATGCAAACGAGTATAACCCGATTTACTTTTAGGTGGGATTAATCAAATTTTGATTATTCTTCCATTCCACTTTTTTACGTCGGGGCGTAGCGCAGTTTGGCTAGCGCACTACCTTGGGGTGGTAGAGGTCGCCTGTTCGAGTCAGGTCGCTCCGACCATTTTTCCTCTCTTTTAGCATTCTCCCACTATACTATCCGAAATCTATTTTCAAACCCGATTTTTATGCGTATTGTTTCGCAGGTTATCCAAAGGACTTTGAGTGCAAAGACAGATGAGATCGGTTCGGCTGGACGGGACGGACGTCGAGGCCAAACGCCGTGAACTCAGAGATTATTTTTACCAGAGCTACCAGCTGTTCGAATCGCTGTTCGAGTTATTC
The DNA window shown above is from Campylobacterota bacterium and carries:
- the fliH gene encoding flagellar assembly protein FliH, whose product is MDVVIPNDRTGAHTISKYQFKILSSLSGSSVGEASEEIARSAGETPSALPPQTGIMHPSNKDDLIESLLKKADEMSSNVIKMQMRLEAMQEEHAQALEEAKKTAYEEGVAAGIEQEKSQNLQRQEHSHDQLGVSVKTLENAAKEFVTALDAIQKELTHTALDIAKEVIGIETHENSAKIAAKLSADLIEDLKDASKITLRVNPIDHGFISEKVGSLSHVEVLSDRAISPGGVVAISDVGNIDSEIKKRYERLKRSVLLES
- the dxs gene encoding 1-deoxy-D-xylulose-5-phosphate synthase; translation: MDIKNFTLQELAELSQKIRERILDVVSSNGGHLSSTLGATEIIVAMHRVFDADKDPFIFDVSHQSYAHKLLTGRWEAFSTLRQFGGLSGYTKPSESPLDYFVAGHSSTSISLGVGAAKAIALKNEQSSRIPVVLIGDGAMSAGMVYEALNELGDRKYPMVIILNDNEMSIAKPIGALSRMLSSAMASPFYQRFKRKTEQFVDNFGEGAHYLAKRFEESFKLITPGIMFEEMGIEYIGPIDGHDLKSLIETFETAKSMGKPVLVHVQTIKGKGYEIAEGKHEKWHGVSPFDLKSGTASAKSAAKSATQIYTEALMAAADANPKIVGVTAAMPSGTGMSELIEKYPERFWDVAIAEQHAVTSMASLAKEGFKPFCTIYSTFLQRGFDQVVHDVCLMDLPVVFAMDRAGIVGEDGETHQGAFDISFLRLIPNMTLCAPRDERSFHQVVEYAAAYERPCAIRYPRGAFFAADLPESEPFETGKAQLLIENDSDVLLIGYGNGVGRAAQTMEYLDEKPSLLDLRFVKPLDTPMLRKMARKHKRWYVFSDSVRMGGVGSALLEWLSEEKIADVAVVSFEYDDAFIKHGNTRLVEESLGLLPEQLARRVSEA
- the pgeF gene encoding peptidoglycan editing factor PgeF, which gives rise to MKTLPSALSHSSAVLACFTTRSGGVSSAPYESANLAFHVGDDPLRVTQNHDLLSQHLGYERSRLVHMRQIHSDHVVAVDETFGFDTPPECDALITDRSCLPLMVMSADCTPILLHDPHTHAIGAVHAGREGALKAILPKTIAAMGEAYGTRAENIRISMGPSIGGCCYEINPAIASEVTTLGYQGALRREGEKVFLDVNAILLRQLETAGVNAEAVEVLAECTACRCDTYFSYRADARRTGRIAGVIMLR